In Natronomonas halophila, one DNA window encodes the following:
- the asd gene encoding aspartate-semialdehyde dehydrogenase gives MSTRVGILGATGAVGQRLIQLLDPHPEFEIAALTASPTSAGRSYRDASKWRVDTPIPEDVADTTVVETDPDEVPDDIDLLFSSLPSSVGADVEPAFVEEGYVVSSNSSNGRMDEDIPLTIPEVNPDHLGLIEVQRDERGWDGALIKNPNCSTITMVPTLAALKGFGLNRVHVSTLQAVSGAGYSGVTSMEILDNVLPHIGGEAQKMESESLKLLGSFDGAEVNLHPAEVSASCNRVPTLDGHLENVWADLEDDPSAEEVAAMMEEYPNIDLPSSPDPLIHVFEDPERPQPRMDRMLGDGMAVAAGGIEETPDGVQFNCLAHNTIRGAAGASVLNGELLLEEGYL, from the coding sequence ATGTCCACACGCGTAGGAATCCTCGGCGCCACCGGCGCCGTCGGCCAACGACTCATCCAACTGCTCGACCCGCATCCGGAGTTCGAAATCGCCGCGCTCACCGCCTCGCCGACCAGCGCGGGCCGCTCCTATCGAGACGCCTCGAAGTGGCGCGTCGATACCCCCATCCCGGAGGACGTCGCCGACACCACCGTCGTCGAAACGGATCCCGATGAGGTCCCCGACGATATCGACCTTCTCTTCTCGTCGCTGCCCTCCAGCGTCGGCGCCGACGTCGAACCCGCCTTCGTCGAGGAGGGCTACGTCGTCTCCTCGAACTCCTCGAACGGCCGGATGGACGAGGACATCCCCCTCACCATCCCGGAGGTCAACCCCGACCACCTCGGCCTCATCGAGGTCCAGCGCGACGAACGCGGCTGGGACGGCGCGCTCATCAAGAACCCCAACTGCTCGACGATCACGATGGTGCCGACGCTGGCGGCCCTGAAGGGCTTCGGCCTCAACCGCGTCCACGTCTCCACGCTGCAGGCCGTCTCCGGCGCCGGCTACTCCGGCGTCACCTCGATGGAAATCCTCGATAACGTCCTCCCGCATATCGGCGGCGAGGCCCAGAAGATGGAATCCGAGTCGCTGAAACTACTCGGCTCCTTCGACGGCGCCGAAGTCAACCTCCACCCCGCGGAGGTCTCGGCCTCGTGCAACCGCGTGCCGACCCTCGATGGCCACCTCGAAAACGTCTGGGCGGACCTCGAAGACGACCCCTCCGCCGAGGAGGTTGCGGCCATGATGGAGGAGTACCCGAACATCGACCTGCCCTCGTCGCCGGACCCGCTCATCCACGTCTTCGAGGACCCCGAACGCCCCCAGCCACGTATGGACCGCATGCTCGGCGACGGGATGGCGGTGGCTGCGGGCGGCATCGAGGAGACGCCCGACGGCGTCCAGTTCAACTGTCTCGCGCATAATACGATTCGAGGTGCGGCAGGGGCCAGCGTCCTGAACGGCGAACTCCTGCTCGAAGAAGGCTACCTGTAA
- a CDS encoding pyridoxal-phosphate-dependent aminotransferase family protein yields the protein MESVDELQPPERLLMGPGPSETHPRVLRAFGTEPVGHLDPAFIEVMDETQTLLRETLRTDNERTIPVSGTGSAAMEAAIGNLVEPGETAIVPGNGYFGDRMAEMVRRAGGTPVTVDTPWGQPLDPDDIADACAEHDPSVVGVVHAETSTGVRQPDMGEITAAAHDHGALVVADCVTSIGGVEFRMDEWGVDAAYAGPQKCLSCPPGASPLSVNDDAMAKIKNREEPVRSWYLDLSLLDDYWGEERAYHHTAPINNVYGLREALRIVHEEGLEARWERHRNASAALQEGLWALGLDPVVDKSVRLPSLITARLPGGLDPGEIVETMREEYDVEIATGLGAFADEAVRVGCMGYGARRGPVLETLGALGETLAKKGIDVAPGAGVSAATDAFSQ from the coding sequence ATGGAATCCGTCGACGAGTTGCAGCCGCCCGAACGGCTCCTCATGGGTCCCGGCCCGAGCGAGACACACCCCCGTGTCCTCCGGGCCTTCGGAACGGAGCCGGTCGGCCACCTCGACCCCGCCTTTATCGAGGTGATGGACGAGACACAGACGTTGCTTCGCGAGACGCTCCGGACGGACAACGAGCGGACGATTCCGGTCAGCGGGACCGGGTCGGCGGCGATGGAAGCCGCCATCGGCAACCTCGTCGAACCCGGCGAAACCGCCATCGTGCCGGGCAACGGCTACTTCGGCGACCGGATGGCCGAGATGGTCCGCCGGGCCGGCGGCACGCCCGTCACCGTCGACACGCCATGGGGCCAGCCGCTTGACCCCGACGATATCGCCGATGCCTGCGCGGAACACGACCCCTCCGTCGTCGGCGTCGTCCACGCCGAAACCTCGACGGGCGTTCGCCAGCCAGACATGGGCGAGATTACGGCGGCCGCCCACGACCACGGTGCGCTCGTGGTCGCCGACTGTGTCACCTCCATCGGCGGCGTCGAGTTCCGGATGGACGAGTGGGGCGTCGACGCGGCCTACGCCGGCCCCCAGAAGTGCCTCTCGTGTCCGCCGGGCGCCAGCCCCCTGTCGGTCAACGACGACGCGATGGCGAAAATCAAGAACCGCGAGGAACCCGTCCGGTCGTGGTATCTCGACCTCTCGCTGCTGGACGACTACTGGGGCGAGGAACGCGCCTACCACCACACCGCGCCCATCAACAACGTCTACGGTCTTCGGGAGGCGCTCCGCATCGTCCACGAGGAGGGTCTCGAAGCCCGCTGGGAGCGCCACCGGAACGCCTCCGCCGCCCTGCAGGAAGGCCTGTGGGCGCTCGGACTCGACCCCGTCGTCGACAAGTCGGTCCGTCTGCCGAGTCTCATCACCGCCCGCCTGCCGGGCGGTCTCGACCCCGGCGAAATCGTTGAGACGATGCGCGAAGAGTACGACGTCGAAATCGCGACGGGCCTCGGCGCCTTCGCTGACGAGGCGGTCCGGGTCGGCTGTATGGGCTACGGCGCCCGCCGCGGGCCGGTCTTGGAGACGCTCGGCGCGCTCGGCGAGACGCTCGCGAAGAAGGGTATCGACGTCGCCCCCGGCGCGGGGGTTTCGGCAGCGACCGACGCCTTCAGCCAGTAA
- a CDS encoding proteasome assembly chaperone family protein, with the protein MFGTRGRPDFDIKLDDPTETLIAGFAEYGLAGLTAADYLRKQLDLEQTGHIAVEQLPAVTPFEDGTPRHHTRLFSKSDLDITIAVGELFVPTYAAEPFGNAVLEYTESHDVEEVVALSGVPTAHGPDDHRPFYVASEDYQKDRLDGDDVAPMPGGFLDGLNGALMERAIDGPLKGCIFTTPVHEQVPDVDAALRLLEAVEAAYGLGVDTAPLEEFAAAVSEQYAELAARLEAQQEEQLPEDRMYM; encoded by the coding sequence ATGTTCGGCACCCGCGGCCGCCCCGACTTCGATATCAAACTGGACGACCCGACCGAGACCCTCATCGCCGGGTTCGCCGAGTACGGCCTCGCCGGCCTGACGGCCGCCGACTACCTCCGGAAACAACTCGACCTCGAACAGACGGGCCACATCGCCGTCGAGCAGTTGCCCGCGGTGACGCCCTTCGAGGACGGCACGCCCCGTCACCACACCCGTCTCTTCTCGAAGTCGGACCTCGATATCACCATCGCCGTCGGCGAGTTGTTCGTGCCGACCTACGCCGCCGAACCGTTCGGCAACGCCGTCCTCGAATACACCGAATCCCACGACGTCGAGGAGGTGGTCGCCCTCTCGGGCGTCCCGACCGCCCATGGCCCCGACGACCACCGGCCGTTCTACGTCGCCAGCGAGGACTACCAAAAGGACCGCCTCGACGGCGACGACGTCGCACCGATGCCCGGCGGCTTCCTCGACGGGCTCAACGGCGCGCTGATGGAGCGGGCCATTGACGGCCCGTTGAAGGGCTGTATCTTCACCACGCCGGTCCACGAACAGGTGCCGGACGTCGACGCCGCGTTGCGCCTGCTGGAGGCCGTCGAAGCCGCCTACGGCCTCGGCGTCGATACCGCGCCGCTCGAAGAGTTCGCCGCCGCCGTCTCCGAGCAGTACGCGGAACTGGCCGCTCGACTCGAAGCCCAGCAGGAAGAGCAGCTGCCCGAAGACCGGATGTACATGTAG
- the tbsP gene encoding transcriptional regulator TbsP — protein MESNLLERTVADVLSEALSAADDELFVVNPTADTIDELVEVMDEESPTVKLLADEGVLKDVMDDFLVASRAADHVEADRLEIRTYDEPTNTLLVDDESVVSVVRADGRVAGLTTDDEAFIESAYERFSDAWDDAEAFNLRTPAISRVQSTLRENLGEPTADDFENVLASLETARGDGDGLDEVTISLLVAAKNEDLLYDISKWGEDVGIASKATFSRTKSRMEEMGLIDTEKVPIDVGRPRLRLKLGDDQLREASADDLASVAQSMLTA, from the coding sequence ATGGAATCAAACCTTCTCGAGCGGACCGTCGCCGACGTCCTTTCAGAGGCGCTGTCCGCGGCCGACGACGAGCTGTTCGTGGTGAATCCCACGGCCGACACCATCGACGAACTGGTCGAGGTAATGGACGAAGAGAGCCCGACGGTCAAACTGCTCGCCGACGAGGGCGTCCTGAAGGACGTCATGGACGATTTCCTCGTTGCGAGCCGTGCGGCCGACCACGTCGAGGCCGACCGCCTCGAAATCCGCACCTACGACGAGCCGACCAACACGCTGCTGGTCGACGACGAATCGGTCGTCTCGGTGGTTCGCGCCGACGGCCGCGTCGCCGGCCTGACCACCGACGACGAGGCGTTCATCGAAAGCGCCTACGAGCGGTTCAGCGACGCCTGGGACGACGCCGAGGCCTTCAACCTCCGGACGCCCGCGATTTCGCGGGTTCAGTCGACCCTCCGTGAGAACCTCGGCGAACCGACCGCCGACGACTTCGAGAACGTCCTCGCGTCGCTGGAGACCGCCCGCGGCGACGGTGACGGACTTGACGAAGTGACCATCTCGCTGCTCGTCGCCGCCAAGAACGAGGACTTGCTCTACGACATCTCCAAGTGGGGCGAGGACGTCGGTATCGCCTCGAAGGCCACCTTCTCGCGGACCAAGAGCCGCATGGAGGAGATGGGCCTCATCGACACCGAGAAGGTTCCCATCGACGTCGGCCGCCCGCGCCTGCGCCTGAAACTGGGCGACGACCAGCTCCGCGAGGCCAGCGCTGACGACCTCGCCAGCGTCGCCCAGTCGATGCTTACCGCCTGA
- a CDS encoding YcaO-like family protein: MTTVGLVGDGSAIDAVSAALADASAATTAVDAGAIAGVDIAVVAAPVGDSAFATAATAARASGTPLVAIERGGIGGKPVAGVDAAVSGYAPGTACYDCLRGRIEASDPETDDGDCDAATARFAGALAGRELTSLVSGGQSTLLGGVIEVPHAERRVLPLPYCDCGETPTRGSVPRERTERSLEESLSLAEGAFDARLGPVTEIGEVESFPVPYYLATLASTPFSDAEVPEHAAGVGPDWDPAFMKALGEALERYSAAVYRTEAFASSPSTPVEPSRFVQPDSPPAESAIDYWHPAEDLATGEAVEVPAELVVFPPPERHIRPSITTGLGLGNDGIEALLSGLYEVVERDAAMLSWYSSYDPLGLAVDDEGFETLAARAKSEGLDATALLLTQDVDVPVVSVCVHREGEWPRFAAGMAADLDPEAAARGALEEAIQNWLELRRMGPDRAADESGAIGHYADFPEAAREFVSPETTVPADSVGPETEPDGEAELSALVDRVTDAALDAYGARVTPRDVDSLGFEAVRVVVPEAQPLFTNGAYFGERAQSVPEELGFEFQPDRPHHPFP, encoded by the coding sequence GTGACGACGGTCGGCCTCGTCGGCGATGGCTCCGCAATCGACGCGGTTTCGGCCGCGCTCGCGGACGCCTCGGCGGCGACGACGGCCGTCGATGCGGGCGCGATAGCCGGCGTCGATATCGCTGTCGTCGCAGCGCCGGTCGGCGACAGCGCCTTCGCTACGGCGGCGACGGCCGCCAGAGCGTCGGGCACGCCGCTGGTCGCCATCGAGCGCGGCGGCATCGGCGGCAAACCCGTCGCCGGGGTCGACGCCGCCGTCTCCGGCTACGCTCCCGGCACGGCATGCTATGACTGTCTTCGTGGCCGCATCGAAGCGAGCGACCCCGAGACGGACGACGGCGACTGCGACGCCGCCACCGCCCGGTTCGCGGGCGCGCTCGCCGGCCGCGAACTCACGTCGCTCGTTTCGGGCGGCCAGTCGACGCTGCTCGGCGGCGTCATCGAGGTTCCCCACGCCGAGCGGCGCGTCCTCCCGCTGCCGTACTGCGACTGTGGCGAGACGCCGACACGTGGGTCGGTCCCTCGCGAGCGGACCGAGCGCTCGCTGGAGGAGTCCCTGTCGCTGGCTGAGGGCGCCTTCGACGCCCGCCTCGGGCCGGTAACGGAAATCGGCGAAGTGGAGTCGTTCCCGGTGCCATACTATCTGGCAACGCTGGCGTCGACGCCCTTCTCGGACGCCGAGGTGCCCGAGCACGCGGCGGGCGTCGGCCCCGACTGGGACCCCGCGTTCATGAAGGCCCTCGGGGAGGCGCTGGAGCGATACAGCGCCGCCGTCTATCGGACCGAGGCGTTCGCGTCGTCGCCGTCGACCCCCGTCGAACCGTCGCGATTCGTCCAACCCGATTCGCCGCCCGCCGAATCGGCCATCGACTACTGGCATCCGGCCGAGGACCTCGCAACCGGCGAGGCCGTCGAGGTGCCGGCCGAACTCGTCGTCTTCCCGCCGCCGGAGCGGCACATCCGGCCGTCGATTACGACCGGCCTCGGCCTCGGCAACGACGGCATCGAGGCACTCCTGTCGGGCCTCTACGAGGTGGTCGAACGGGACGCGGCGATGCTGTCGTGGTATTCGAGTTACGACCCGCTCGGCCTGGCCGTCGACGACGAAGGCTTCGAGACGCTCGCGGCCCGGGCGAAAAGCGAGGGCCTCGACGCCACGGCCCTGCTGTTGACACAGGACGTCGACGTGCCGGTCGTCTCGGTCTGTGTCCACCGCGAGGGCGAGTGGCCCCGCTTCGCGGCGGGGATGGCGGCGGACCTCGACCCCGAAGCCGCCGCTCGGGGCGCGCTGGAGGAGGCGATTCAGAACTGGCTGGAACTCCGGCGGATGGGTCCGGACCGTGCGGCCGACGAATCGGGCGCAATCGGCCACTACGCCGACTTCCCCGAGGCGGCTCGGGAGTTCGTTTCGCCGGAGACGACCGTGCCCGCCGACAGCGTCGGCCCCGAGACGGAACCCGATGGCGAGGCCGAACTCTCGGCACTCGTCGACCGGGTGACCGACGCTGCCCTCGATGCCTACGGCGCGCGGGTGACGCCGCGGGACGTCGACTCGCTCGGTTTCGAGGCGGTCCGGGTCGTCGTCCCCGAGGCACAGCCGCTGTTCACTAACGGTGCGTACTTCGGCGAACGTGCGCAGTCGGTACCCGAAGAGTTGGGCTTCGAATTCCAGCCCGACCGACCGCATCACCCGTTCCCGTAG
- a CDS encoding DUF7116 family protein, with product MGAVSTSLDEEARDIFTDLGYEVTEDGEEFRAERKWRTVHVTTADPEQAATHGNLRCFVTRAEQASTVRERLLAVEPDYDWAVISVEENGYQVLHPSADVLPAP from the coding sequence ATGGGAGCCGTTAGCACATCTCTCGACGAGGAGGCACGAGACATCTTCACTGACCTCGGCTACGAGGTGACCGAGGATGGGGAGGAGTTCCGCGCCGAACGCAAATGGCGGACCGTCCACGTGACGACCGCCGACCCGGAACAGGCCGCCACACACGGGAACCTGCGCTGTTTCGTCACCCGCGCGGAGCAGGCATCGACCGTCCGCGAACGGCTACTCGCCGTCGAACCCGATTACGACTGGGCGGTCATCAGCGTCGAGGAGAACGGCTATCAGGTGCTCCATCCGAGCGCCGACGTGTTGCCGGCGCCCTGA
- a CDS encoding DUF5816 domain-containing protein, protein MDKREGPDGRTLYVSREVERGNKAPFRVVYADSDAENRWGFFCENCETFDNAVDAMGRIQCNVCSNFHKAEEWDAAHE, encoded by the coding sequence ATGGACAAACGAGAGGGCCCCGACGGTCGGACGCTCTACGTCTCCCGCGAGGTCGAACGCGGCAACAAGGCGCCCTTCAGGGTCGTCTACGCTGATTCGGACGCCGAGAACCGATGGGGATTCTTCTGCGAGAACTGCGAGACGTTCGACAACGCCGTCGACGCGATGGGCCGCATCCAGTGTAACGTCTGCTCGAACTTCCACAAGGCCGAAGAGTGGGACGCCGCCCACGAGTAA
- the glyA gene encoding serine hydroxymethyltransferase — protein sequence MSYDTVRGVDPALADALEGERDRQEHTLAMIASENHASEAVLEAQSSELTNKYAEGYPGERYYAGCEYADDVEELAIERAEELWGAEHVNVQPHSGTQANMGVYLAMLDPGDKILSLELEHGGHLSHGHPANFTGKTYEVEQYEIDAETGYIDYEALDSLADEFDPDIIVSGYSAYPREVDFQRVQETAESVDAYHLADIAHITGLVAAGVHESPVGVADFVTGSTHKTIRAGRGGIIMCDEEYADDIDAAVFPGAQGGPLMHNIAGKAVGFKEALQPEFEQYAQQVVDNAKALGQRLQNHGFSLVSEGTDTHLVLVDLRDSHPDTSGTVAEEALEEVGIVLNKNTVPGETRSPFNPSGIRAGTPALTTRGFDEEACEQVADIIYEVVDNPDDEDVKAEASAKVDELCEEFSLYEGDGSITDYE from the coding sequence ATGAGCTACGATACGGTGCGTGGCGTCGACCCCGCGCTGGCCGACGCCCTCGAAGGCGAACGCGACAGACAGGAGCACACGCTGGCGATGATCGCCTCCGAGAACCACGCCTCGGAGGCCGTCCTCGAAGCCCAGTCCTCGGAGTTGACCAACAAGTACGCCGAAGGCTACCCCGGCGAGCGCTACTACGCCGGCTGTGAGTACGCCGACGACGTCGAGGAACTCGCCATCGAGCGCGCCGAGGAGTTGTGGGGCGCCGAACACGTCAACGTCCAGCCCCACTCCGGCACGCAGGCGAACATGGGCGTCTACCTCGCGATGCTCGACCCCGGCGACAAGATCCTCTCGCTGGAACTCGAACACGGCGGGCACCTGAGCCACGGCCACCCCGCCAACTTCACCGGCAAGACCTACGAGGTCGAACAGTACGAAATCGACGCCGAAACTGGCTACATCGACTACGAGGCCCTCGATTCGCTCGCCGATGAGTTCGACCCCGACATCATCGTCTCGGGCTACTCCGCCTACCCCCGAGAGGTCGACTTCCAGCGCGTCCAGGAGACCGCCGAATCCGTCGACGCCTACCACCTCGCCGACATCGCCCACATCACCGGCCTCGTCGCCGCCGGCGTCCACGAATCGCCCGTCGGCGTCGCCGACTTCGTCACCGGGTCGACGCACAAGACCATCCGCGCGGGCCGCGGCGGCATCATCATGTGCGACGAGGAGTACGCCGACGACATCGACGCCGCCGTCTTCCCGGGCGCGCAGGGCGGCCCCCTCATGCACAACATCGCCGGCAAGGCCGTCGGCTTCAAGGAAGCCCTCCAGCCCGAATTCGAGCAGTACGCCCAGCAGGTCGTCGACAACGCCAAGGCCCTCGGTCAGCGCCTCCAGAACCACGGCTTCTCGCTGGTCTCGGAGGGCACCGACACCCACCTCGTTCTCGTCGACCTCCGGGATTCCCATCCCGACACCTCCGGCACTGTCGCCGAGGAGGCCCTCGAAGAGGTCGGTATCGTCCTCAACAAGAACACCGTCCCCGGCGAGACGCGCTCGCCGTTCAACCCCTCCGGCATCCGCGCCGGCACGCCCGCATTGACGACTCGTGGGTTCGATGAAGAGGCCTGTGAACAGGTCGCCGACATCATCTACGAGGTCGTCGACAACCCCGACGACGAGGACGTCAAGGCAGAAGCATCGGCGAAGGTTGATGAACTCTGCGAGGAATTCTCCCTCTACGAGGGCGACGGTTCGATTACCGACTACGAATAA
- a CDS encoding bifunctional metallophosphatase/5'-nucleotidase produces the protein MRLLHYSDIENAHDDPERVGRIAGLIADRRGPDTLVCGTGDNTAPGVLPLVTRGGQALDFFDAISPAVETFGNHDFDFGLDRTRELVDASPQEWLTANIYHDGAQFADCAPWAVHEADGGTVGFFGLTDPTTPSGAESAQTLSFTDPIEEARRAVEALRDRGVDYVVALSHLGRGDERLAAACDIDVILGGHVHSERVERTAGTLLTRPGGGGKVVLEIDLAANEVTRHAVAEAPLDADLAATYRKRLDEAGLDEVVGHVAEPIRRTEGEAFRGESRVGNFVADAYRWAAERELGTDPPVVGLQNSGGIRTGDSLAGDVTVADLISLVPFEESVAVAELSGAELLDVFRESADTTGFGESDWWHAHVSGARLVYDYTEDTLVEATVGGEPIDPEATYRLATSEFLLHTDAEFPTLTERNAIRRLDTQYEILADYARAVGVAPELEGRIVRTGL, from the coding sequence GTGCGTCTCCTCCACTACTCCGATATCGAAAACGCCCACGACGACCCCGAACGGGTCGGCCGGATTGCCGGCCTCATCGCCGACCGGCGTGGCCCGGATACGCTCGTCTGCGGCACCGGCGACAACACCGCCCCCGGCGTCCTCCCGCTTGTCACCCGCGGCGGGCAGGCGCTGGATTTCTTCGATGCCATCTCGCCGGCCGTCGAGACGTTCGGCAACCACGATTTCGATTTCGGCCTCGACCGCACCCGCGAACTGGTCGACGCCTCCCCACAGGAGTGGCTCACCGCGAACATCTACCACGACGGCGCTCAGTTCGCCGACTGCGCCCCCTGGGCCGTTCACGAGGCCGACGGCGGTACGGTCGGCTTCTTCGGCCTCACCGACCCCACGACGCCCTCCGGGGCCGAAAGCGCTCAGACCCTTTCCTTTACGGACCCCATCGAAGAGGCCCGCCGCGCCGTCGAGGCCCTCCGTGACCGCGGCGTCGATTACGTCGTCGCGCTGTCGCATCTCGGCCGCGGGGACGAACGCCTCGCCGCCGCCTGCGATATCGACGTGATTCTCGGCGGCCACGTCCACTCCGAGCGCGTCGAACGGACCGCCGGCACCCTCCTGACCCGGCCGGGCGGGGGCGGCAAGGTCGTCCTCGAAATCGACCTCGCGGCTAACGAGGTGACCCGCCACGCCGTCGCCGAGGCACCGCTGGATGCTGACCTCGCGGCGACCTACCGGAAACGCCTCGACGAGGCCGGCCTCGACGAAGTCGTCGGCCACGTCGCCGAGCCGATTCGCCGCACCGAAGGGGAGGCCTTCCGCGGCGAAAGCCGGGTCGGTAACTTCGTCGCCGACGCCTACCGCTGGGCCGCCGAGCGCGAACTCGGCACCGACCCGCCCGTCGTCGGCCTCCAGAACAGTGGCGGCATCCGGACCGGCGACTCGCTGGCCGGCGACGTAACCGTCGCCGACCTCATCAGTCTCGTCCCCTTCGAGGAGTCGGTCGCGGTCGCCGAACTCTCCGGAGCGGAACTGCTCGACGTCTTCCGGGAAAGCGCCGACACGACCGGCTTCGGCGAATCCGACTGGTGGCACGCCCACGTCTCCGGGGCCCGCCTCGTCTACGATTACACCGAGGACACGCTGGTCGAGGCCACCGTCGGCGGCGAACCCATCGACCCCGAGGCGACCTATCGCCTCGCAACCTCCGAGTTCCTCCTGCATACCGACGCGGAGTTCCCGACGCTCACCGAGCGCAACGCGATTCGGCGACTCGACACTCAATACGAGATTCTGGCCGACTACGCCCGCGCCGTCGGGGTCGCCCCCGAACTCGAAGGCCGCATCGTCCGGACCGGTCTCTGA
- a CDS encoding mechanosensitive ion channel family protein, translating into MGMYGLWAVLQVATPTPTEASDPLPRPSWLPDYVPMFLVRLVLAVGLVVGAYYASKLARQALGRRVARRFKRPSVTRTILRSLQAAIVLAAIMVALSFFGLGFGNLALSVGVFSAVVGIVLAPIIGNILSGVFVLSEQPYEIGDMIEIKDTETKGFVEDITLLYTKVFTLDNTFMVMPNGAMRERDVVNFSAEDTRIRLTLDVGVTYESDIQTAREQLEAGARETDGVIKGGPDIRIGSARYPASPTCYINEFGDSEVSLRLRYWAQEPYKQTTVRSRVMTNVWRRFDEHDIEIPYPHSHLVFDDTSGEMQVAMREASEERAAQKSGATRRQEPEADADAETETEVGEPESEDGNPPDDETDATDSP; encoded by the coding sequence ATGGGTATGTACGGTCTCTGGGCAGTTCTACAGGTGGCGACCCCGACGCCGACGGAGGCGTCGGACCCGCTGCCTCGCCCCTCGTGGCTGCCCGACTACGTTCCGATGTTTCTCGTTCGGTTGGTGTTGGCGGTCGGTCTCGTCGTCGGTGCCTACTACGCCTCGAAACTTGCCAGACAGGCCCTCGGCCGCCGGGTCGCCCGCCGGTTCAAGCGCCCGTCGGTGACCCGGACCATCCTTCGGAGCCTGCAGGCAGCCATCGTGCTGGCGGCGATAATGGTCGCACTGTCGTTCTTCGGCCTCGGCTTCGGCAACCTCGCGCTCTCGGTCGGTGTCTTCTCGGCCGTCGTGGGTATCGTCCTCGCGCCGATTATCGGGAACATCCTCAGCGGCGTCTTCGTCCTCTCCGAACAGCCCTACGAAATCGGCGACATGATCGAGATAAAGGACACCGAGACCAAGGGCTTCGTCGAGGACATCACGCTGCTGTACACGAAGGTGTTCACCCTCGATAACACGTTCATGGTCATGCCGAACGGTGCGATGCGGGAACGCGATGTCGTCAACTTCTCCGCGGAGGACACCCGGATTCGGCTGACGCTGGACGTGGGCGTCACCTACGAGAGCGATATCCAGACCGCCCGCGAGCAACTGGAGGCCGGCGCCCGAGAGACCGACGGCGTAATAAAAGGCGGGCCGGACATCCGCATCGGGAGCGCCCGCTATCCGGCCTCGCCGACGTGTTACATCAACGAGTTCGGCGACAGCGAGGTGTCGCTTCGCCTCCGCTACTGGGCACAGGAACCGTACAAGCAGACAACGGTCCGCTCGCGGGTGATGACCAACGTCTGGCGCCGCTTCGACGAACACGACATCGAAATCCCGTACCCGCACTCGCATCTGGTCTTCGACGATACCAGCGGCGAGATGCAGGTCGCGATGCGGGAAGCAAGCGAGGAACGAGCGGCCCAGAAGAGCGGCGCGACGAGACGGCAGGAACCGGAGGCGGACGCGGACGCAGAAACGGAAACGGAGGTCGGCGAGCCGGAAAGCGAGGACGGCAACCCGCCTGACGATGAAACGGACGCTACAGACTCGCCGTGA
- a CDS encoding universal stress protein — MTLVVVPVRYPLSEHSRATLQRAIDIAREENAELTVLHVNPYQTDRRVTRTELKQAVEEAFGQLGFARYVVRSGFLVEETILDEVAEESADFVVIGQKQASRWRSMVRRLVDDPDIEDFLRRELDCQVITASL, encoded by the coding sequence ATGACCCTCGTCGTCGTGCCCGTCAGGTATCCGCTCTCGGAGCATTCGCGGGCGACGCTGCAACGCGCCATCGACATCGCCCGCGAGGAGAACGCCGAACTCACCGTTCTACACGTCAACCCCTATCAGACCGACCGCCGAGTGACCCGGACCGAACTCAAACAGGCCGTCGAGGAGGCGTTCGGCCAGTTGGGGTTCGCCCGCTATGTCGTCCGGTCGGGCTTCCTCGTCGAGGAGACCATCCTCGACGAAGTCGCCGAGGAAAGCGCCGATTTCGTCGTCATCGGCCAGAAACAGGCGAGTCGCTGGCGGTCGATGGTTCGCCGCCTCGTCGACGACCCCGATATCGAGGATTTCCTCCGCCGCGAACTCGACTGTCAGGTCATCACGGCGAGTCTGTAG
- a CDS encoding 30S ribosomal protein S17e, translated as MAIKPAYVKKTGKLLMERYPKAFGDDFEHNKEVVNELTNVESKGVRNRIAGYVTRKMRSPQTA; from the coding sequence ATGGCTATCAAACCCGCCTACGTCAAGAAGACCGGAAAGCTCCTCATGGAACGATACCCGAAAGCCTTCGGAGACGACTTCGAGCACAACAAGGAAGTCGTAAACGAACTCACGAACGTCGAGTCCAAGGGCGTCCGCAACCGCATCGCCGGGTACGTCACCCGTAAGATGCGCTCGCCGCAGACGGCGTAG